The Qingrenia yutianensis genome includes a window with the following:
- a CDS encoding S-layer homology domain-containing protein, producing MKKTVSIILTFALIFSSFAVMNAFAVSFSDLDGHWGKSYIDVLVNDGTINGYDDGTFRPDGTVTRAEFVKMIGKGSEKTDVVYTDVPADHWGYDYIMYSGLDVSGTQFMPDKAITRGEVLNLIWKRNGSKTGISAPSVITSQSDNKDAAAWGYTYGIMTGDDGLNLRLGDTLTRAEGAALIVRAREINENSPAKDFADIVSPDVLKAVFGSQTLFDREYNPNATFTNGEMARAVLRFGSRQYNLTFKNISAVNELDCEYGKEFYVTRGETLGGVPNTAEFVSKNANVGDTLSEMCYNLIKLVTKSAKFDTSASYPDVTGADGTQKKYLDYAASNGICLFADGKIHPDKEITMKEFAAILLQLDAVIGTQVSYASDGSGTNENLSTDVAKYPENYGDYTAIIKSIPNYVYSNKISSAKASESYSFASAMKQMFVNPLSEMEKTLEKGGIKANITYYPTLVTNPESYFIYRVKVSVSEADNASLASVLGDKYKCTDVTANSGNTVWVDLKFKLPMGDLLLFYTDAEIVNAFIG from the coding sequence ATGAAAAAAACGGTCAGCATTATTTTGACGTTCGCTCTCATTTTTTCGTCCTTTGCGGTGATGAACGCTTTCGCGGTTTCGTTTTCCGATTTGGACGGTCACTGGGGCAAATCTTACATTGATGTACTTGTAAACGACGGCACTATCAACGGCTATGACGACGGCACTTTCCGTCCCGACGGCACCGTCACGCGCGCCGAATTTGTTAAAATGATAGGCAAGGGCAGTGAAAAAACGGACGTTGTTTATACCGACGTTCCTGCCGACCACTGGGGTTACGACTACATTATGTATTCGGGACTTGACGTTTCGGGCACGCAGTTTATGCCCGACAAGGCGATTACGCGCGGAGAGGTTTTAAACCTTATCTGGAAACGCAACGGCAGTAAAACAGGCATATCCGCGCCGAGTGTCATCACAAGCCAGTCGGACAACAAAGACGCGGCTGCGTGGGGCTACACTTACGGCATTATGACGGGCGACGACGGACTTAATCTCCGTCTTGGCGACACGCTCACCCGTGCAGAGGGTGCGGCGCTTATCGTCCGCGCAAGAGAAATTAACGAAAATTCGCCTGCGAAAGATTTTGCGGATATTGTTTCGCCCGACGTTTTGAAAGCAGTATTTGGAAGTCAGACGCTTTTTGACAGAGAATACAATCCCAATGCGACGTTCACCAACGGCGAAATGGCAAGAGCTGTTTTAAGATTTGGTTCAAGACAGTATAATCTTACTTTTAAAAATATTTCCGCGGTTAACGAGCTTGACTGCGAATACGGCAAGGAATTTTACGTTACGAGAGGCGAAACGCTCGGCGGAGTGCCCAACACGGCGGAATTTGTGAGCAAAAACGCAAACGTCGGCGACACGCTTTCCGAAATGTGCTATAACCTTATCAAGCTTGTTACGAAGTCGGCAAAATTTGACACAAGTGCGTCGTATCCCGACGTGACGGGCGCGGACGGCACGCAGAAAAAGTATCTTGATTACGCGGCGTCAAACGGAATTTGCCTTTTTGCGGACGGCAAAATCCACCCCGATAAGGAAATTACTATGAAAGAATTTGCCGCAATTTTGCTTCAGCTTGACGCGGTTATCGGAACGCAGGTTTCGTATGCGTCGGACGGCAGCGGAACCAATGAAAATTTGAGCACCGACGTTGCGAAATATCCCGAAAATTACGGCGATTACACCGCGATTATAAAGAGTATCCCGAATTACGTTTATTCAAACAAAATCAGCAGTGCAAAGGCGAGCGAGAGCTATTCTTTTGCAAGCGCGATGAAACAGATGTTTGTAAATCCGCTTTCCGAAATGGAAAAAACGCTTGAAAAGGGCGGTATTAAGGCAAATATCACATATTATCCCACGCTTGTGACAAATCCCGAGTCGTATTTTATTTACCGCGTTAAGGTTAGCGTTTCCGAGGCGGACAACGCAAGTCTTGCGTCGGTGCTCGGCGACAAGTACAAATGCACGGATGTTACCGCAAACAGCGGAAATACCGTTTGGGTTGATCTTAAATTTAAGCTTCCTATGGG
- a CDS encoding ABC transporter ATP-binding protein, translating into MADNEIKNGISPLRWLIKCASPRFLSLAVLTLVSVAVSVISVYFALCSKDVIDAATNVSMRARLYPEMLRLSALLILQIALDSCASFLHIRVLSKIKIDLKENLFSSILGKDYLSVSKYHTGDLLNRINNDTNVIANSITTVVPGSVSLISRLCLSLYVLFVLDKFLAVVCIVLGPVIVIAARLYKKKFKALHKLYQESDGKTSSFMQDTLLNILVIKSFGNENKILSYLKKLQDKNFRIALKRNNISIVANILFYLVVTAGYYFALGYGAYKISIGVMTFGTLTALLQLVGDSIAPFRTVSSLLPQYYQALASAERIIEILEIDNEFKLEKRKTSAQIAKLYADMKEICFEDVSFSYDGKKKILDKLNLNIKKGEFVAISGRSGIGKSTFLKLILGIISPTEGGIYINCTNGRISFDKTMRKMFSYVPQGNMLISGTIRDNIAFSEEDVCDERITECAKTAQIYDVISKLENGFDTMLGEGGAGLSEGQIQRLAVARALYHDADILLLDEATSALDKDTELSLLKSLKAMNEKTLIIVTHRKEVMDFCDRIISVK; encoded by the coding sequence ATGGCGGATAACGAGATAAAAAACGGTATATCACCGCTTAGATGGCTGATAAAATGCGCGTCGCCGAGGTTTTTGAGCCTTGCTGTTTTAACGCTCGTTTCAGTCGCGGTTTCGGTCATCTCGGTGTATTTTGCACTGTGCTCGAAAGATGTTATCGACGCGGCAACAAATGTTAGCATGCGCGCTCGGCTCTATCCCGAAATGCTCCGTTTGTCGGCGCTTTTGATACTTCAAATCGCACTCGATTCGTGCGCGTCGTTTTTACATATCAGAGTTTTAAGTAAAATAAAAATAGATTTAAAGGAAAATTTGTTTTCCTCGATACTCGGAAAAGATTATCTTTCCGTTTCAAAGTATCACACGGGCGATTTGCTCAACCGAATAAACAACGACACAAACGTTATCGCAAACTCGATTACAACAGTCGTTCCGGGTTCGGTGTCGCTCATATCAAGGCTTTGTTTAAGCCTCTATGTGCTTTTTGTGCTTGATAAATTTCTTGCGGTTGTGTGCATTGTTTTAGGCCCGGTTATCGTAATAGCGGCCCGGCTTTACAAAAAGAAATTTAAAGCATTGCACAAGCTTTACCAGGAAAGCGACGGAAAAACCTCGTCGTTTATGCAGGACACTCTGCTGAACATTTTGGTGATAAAATCGTTCGGCAACGAAAACAAAATTTTGTCCTATTTAAAAAAATTGCAGGACAAAAATTTCAGAATTGCTTTAAAGCGCAACAATATCAGCATTGTTGCTAACATATTGTTTTATTTGGTGGTAACGGCAGGTTACTATTTCGCGCTGGGCTACGGCGCGTACAAGATTTCAATCGGCGTTATGACGTTCGGCACATTGACGGCACTGCTTCAGCTTGTCGGCGACTCAATCGCACCGTTCAGAACGGTTTCGTCGCTTTTACCGCAGTATTATCAGGCGCTCGCGTCGGCGGAAAGAATTATAGAAATTCTTGAAATCGACAACGAATTTAAGCTTGAAAAGCGCAAAACAAGCGCACAAATTGCAAAGCTTTATGCCGATATGAAAGAAATTTGCTTTGAAGATGTGAGCTTTTCGTACGACGGAAAGAAAAAAATTCTCGACAAGCTTAATTTAAATATCAAAAAAGGCGAGTTTGTCGCGATAAGCGGTAGGTCGGGAATAGGCAAAAGCACATTTTTAAAATTGATTTTGGGTATAATTTCGCCGACAGAAGGCGGAATTTACATAAACTGCACAAACGGCAGGATTTCGTTTGACAAAACAATGCGGAAAATGTTTTCGTACGTTCCGCAGGGAAATATGCTTATTTCGGGAACAATCCGCGATAATATTGCATTTTCCGAAGAAGATGTGTGTGACGAAAGAATAACCGAATGTGCAAAAACCGCACAGATTTATGATGTGATTTCAAAGCTTGAAAACGGATTTGACACCATGCTCGGCGAGGGCGGAGCAGGGCTGTCGGAGGGGCAAATTCAGCGTCTTGCCGTTGCAAGAGCTCTTTATCACGACGCGGATATACTACTTTTGGACGAGGCAACCAGCGCGCTGGATAAAGATACGGAATTGAGCCTTTTAAAAAGCCTTAAAGCTATGAACGAAAAAACACTCATAATTGTGACTCACCGTAAAGAGGTTATGGACTTCTGCGACCGTATTATCAGCGTAAAATAA
- a CDS encoding PqqD family protein, whose amino-acid sequence MKVKDGFIVKKVVDDYVVVPVGDNFVDFSSIINLNETGAFLWKCLENDVTEDELADMLAKEYEADISEVKGDTSAFVESLKNAGLIED is encoded by the coding sequence GTGAAAGTTAAGGACGGATTTATCGTTAAAAAGGTTGTTGACGACTATGTGGTTGTTCCCGTCGGCGATAATTTTGTGGATTTTTCTTCCATTATAAACCTTAACGAAACGGGTGCGTTTTTGTGGAAGTGCCTTGAAAATGACGTGACAGAAGATGAACTTGCAGATATGCTCGCAAAAGAGTATGAGGCGGACATTTCCGAAGTGAAAGGCGATACGTCTGCGTTTGTTGAAAGCCTTAAGAACGCAGGTCTTATTGAAGATTAA
- the prmA gene encoding 50S ribosomal protein L11 methyltransferase codes for MNWIKSIIHTTSAGIESVVGGLLNIGINGTQIEDEADFNDFLEHNKEFWDLVDDELIEQKKGGTKVIFYLADNEYLSENIANVKGMLAFLKSFDTDGKFGELTLETESVCEEDWANNWKKYFKVLEIGEKITICPIWENAPETDRIVFKINPGMSFGTGTHHSTKMCIEELEKIIKPGDEVLDIGCGSGILSIVSLLLGAKDAAALDIDPNCIYIAYENAGLNGIYEDKYTVLSGNVLSDDALFAKISHKKYDVVEANIIADVIIALAPKAKQLVKNGGTFVTSGIIINRADEVEETLGKYFKIEKIKQSGEWISIVCRNY; via the coding sequence ATGAACTGGATAAAAAGCATAATTCATACAACGAGCGCCGGCATAGAAAGCGTTGTCGGCGGACTTTTGAATATCGGAATAAACGGCACGCAGATTGAGGATGAGGCAGATTTTAACGATTTTCTCGAGCATAACAAAGAGTTCTGGGACTTGGTGGACGACGAGCTTATAGAGCAGAAAAAAGGCGGTACAAAGGTTATTTTTTATCTTGCGGATAACGAATATCTCTCGGAAAATATTGCGAACGTCAAAGGTATGCTCGCGTTTTTGAAATCGTTTGACACGGACGGAAAATTCGGCGAGCTGACGCTTGAAACCGAGTCGGTTTGCGAGGAGGACTGGGCGAACAACTGGAAAAAATATTTTAAAGTCCTTGAAATCGGCGAAAAAATAACCATTTGCCCGATTTGGGAAAACGCGCCCGAAACCGACAGAATTGTGTTTAAAATCAATCCCGGAATGAGTTTCGGAACGGGTACGCACCACAGCACCAAAATGTGCATTGAGGAGCTTGAAAAAATCATTAAACCGGGCGACGAGGTGCTTGACATAGGATGCGGCAGCGGAATTTTGTCAATCGTTTCACTTCTTCTCGGCGCAAAGGACGCAGCCGCGCTTGACATTGACCCGAACTGCATTTATATTGCATACGAAAACGCAGGTTTAAACGGAATTTACGAGGATAAATACACCGTTTTGTCGGGCAATGTTTTGTCTGATGACGCACTTTTTGCGAAAATTTCGCACAAAAAATACGACGTCGTTGAAGCAAATATCATTGCCGACGTCATAATCGCTCTCGCGCCGAAAGCAAAACAGCTTGTCAAAAACGGCGGAACGTTCGTTACGTCGGGAATAATAATAAACCGCGCCGACGAGGTGGAAGAAACGCTTGGAAAATATTTTAAGATAGAAAAAATCAAGCAGAGCGGAGAGTGGATTTCGATAGTGTGCAGAAATTATTAA
- the sigG gene encoding RNA polymerase sporulation sigma factor SigG has product MLINKVEICGVNTSKLPILSNDEKTKLLDRIKNGDMTAREEFVKGNLRLVLSVIQRFNNRGENVDDLFQVGCIGLIKALDNFDTTLNVKFSTYAVPMIIGELRRYLRDYQPVRVSRSLRDTAYKALQFKEKFVRENEREPNIEEIAKALEMKKEDVSFALDSILAPVSLFEPVYNESGDAIFVMDQVSDEKNTDENWIEEISLKEAMRKLNERERHILNLRFFKGRTQIEVANEIGISQAQVSRLEKSAIDHMKKYI; this is encoded by the coding sequence TTGCTGATTAACAAGGTTGAAATCTGCGGCGTGAACACATCAAAGCTTCCGATACTTTCAAACGACGAAAAAACAAAACTGCTCGACAGAATTAAAAACGGCGATATGACCGCGCGTGAGGAATTTGTAAAAGGCAATTTAAGGCTGGTTTTATCGGTGATACAAAGATTTAACAACCGCGGTGAAAACGTGGACGATTTGTTTCAGGTGGGGTGCATAGGGCTTATCAAGGCGCTGGATAACTTTGACACAACGCTGAATGTGAAGTTTTCAACCTATGCCGTACCTATGATTATAGGCGAACTTCGGCGGTATCTGCGCGACTATCAGCCCGTGCGCGTATCGCGTTCGCTCCGCGACACTGCCTACAAGGCGCTTCAGTTTAAGGAAAAATTCGTGCGCGAAAACGAGCGCGAACCGAACATTGAAGAAATTGCAAAAGCGCTTGAAATGAAAAAAGAGGACGTTTCGTTTGCGCTCGATTCAATTCTCGCGCCGGTGTCGCTTTTCGAGCCTGTTTACAACGAAAGCGGTGACGCGATTTTTGTTATGGACCAGGTGTCGGACGAGAAAAACACCGACGAAAACTGGATTGAAGAAATTTCGCTCAAAGAGGCTATGCGAAAGCTGAACGAGCGCGAACGGCACATTTTAAATCTGCGCTTTTTCAAGGGAAGAACGCAAATTGAGGTGGCAAACGAAATCGGCATATCACAGGCGCAGGTGTCGCGTCTTGAAAAAAGCGCAATCGACCATATGAAAAAATACATTTAG